A portion of the Juglans microcarpa x Juglans regia isolate MS1-56 chromosome 1D, Jm3101_v1.0, whole genome shotgun sequence genome contains these proteins:
- the LOC121261362 gene encoding uncharacterized protein LOC121261362, with protein sequence MSDEAPKLYANKPKKAQVKQFQEQQQKAHEFSSPSSSSSSMGPQSSVPPPQQPPKESLARRYKFLWPTLLAVNLAVGAYVLMSTKKKDTDVVEEVAIPTSTKAATTAPAAEKPLPLPTITESVKSRKPVPEDQQRELFKWLLEEKRKVKSKDPEEKKRIDEEKAILKLFIRAKSIPSV encoded by the exons ATGAGCGACGAAGCTCCAAAGCTTTACGCCAACAAACCCAAAAAAG CACAAGTGAAACAATTTCAAGAGCAGCAACAAAAAGCCCACGAGTTTTCTTCACCATCATCGTCGTCCTCATCAATGGGGCCTCAGTCTTCAGTTCCGCCACCTCAGCAGCCCCCAAAAGAGTCACTTGCTCGGCGTTACAAGTTCCTCTGGCCCACGCTCTTGGCTGTGAATCTTGCTGTTGGAG CATACGTCTTGATGAGTACAAAGAAGAAAGACACAGATGTTGTGGAAGAAGTTGCGATTCCAACTTCAACAAAGGCTGCTACAACTGCTCCTGCTGCTGAAAAACCCTTACCTTTGCCAACCATAACAGAGTCTGTGAAGTCGAGGAAACCGGTTCCAGAGGATCAGCAGCGTGAACTTTTCAAGTGGTTAttggaagagaagaggaaggtTAAATCAAAAGATCCCGAAGAAAAGAAACGCATTGATGAAGAGAAAGCCATTCTCAAACTGTTTATTCGAGCAAAATCTATCCCAAGTGTCTAA
- the LOC121258827 gene encoding DEAD-box ATP-dependent RNA helicase 20-like isoform X2: protein MSCYDSRSGDPTSYRDRKSDSGFGGSMGISGSVRSSSSRNNYEGAESPRKLDLDGLTPFEKNFYVESSSVTAMSDREVDEYRQRREITVEGCDVPSPVTSFHDVGFPDYVMQEITRAGFLEPTAIQAQGWPMALKGRDLIGIAETGSGKTLAYLLPAIVHVNAQPILAPGDGPIVLVLAPTRELAVQIQNEATKFGASSKIKNTCIYGGVPKGPQVRDLQKGVEIVIATPGRLIDMLESHHTNLRRVTYLVLDEADRMLDMGFEPQIRKLVSQIRPDRQTLYWSATWPKEVEQLARQFLYNPYKVIIGSSDLKANHAIHQHVDIVSENQKYNKLVKLLEDIMDGSRILIFMDTKKGCDQITRQLRMDGWPALSIHGDKSQAERDWVLSEFKAGKSPIMTATDVAARGLDVKDVKYVINYDFPGSLEDYVHRIGRTGRAGAKGTAYTFFTAANARFAKELISILKEAGQKVSPELAAMGSGAPQPIGHGAFRDRVRGYGGGRSWS, encoded by the exons ATGAGCTGCTATGACAGTCGCTCCGGCGACCCCACTTCGTACCGCGACCGCAAAAG CGATTCGGGGTTCGGTGGGTCTATGGGGATCAGTGGCTCAGTTCGTTCCTCATCAAGCAGGAATAATTATGAAGGTGCCGAGTCACCAAGGAAGTTGGATTTGGATGGATTGACTCCTTTTGAGAAGAACTTCTATGTTGAGTCGTCATCAGTGACAGCAATGTCGGACAGGGAGGTTGATGAGTATCGACAACGAAGGGAAATTACAGTTGAAGGCTGTGATGTCCCAAGCCCTGTCACGAGTTTTCATGATGTTGGGTTCCCAG ATTATGTTATGCAAGAGATTACGAGAGCTGGCTTTTTAGAACCTACTGCCATTCAAGCTCAAGGATGGCCAATGGCTCTGAAAGGCCGTGATCTCATTGGTATTGCTGAAACAGGGTCAGGGAAGACACTTGCCTACCTGTTGCCTGCCATTGTCCATGTTAATGCCCAGCCAATTCTAG CTCCTGGAGATGGCCCAATTGTGTTAGTATTAGCTCCAACCCGTGAACTTGCAGTCcaaatacaaaatgaagctACAAAATTTGGTGCATCATCAAAGATTAAAAACACTTGCATATATGGTGGCGTTCCAAAGGGACCTCAAGTACGTGATCTCCAAAAAG GTGTTGAAATTGTTATTGCTACACCAGGGAGGTTGATAGATATGTTGGAATCACATCATACAAACTTGCGAAGGGTTACTTATCTTGTGTTGGATGAGGCAGATCGGATGCTAGACATGGGATTTGAGCCTCAAATCCGAAAACTTGTTTCTCAG ATTCGCCCAGATCGTCAAACTCTATACTGGAGTGCTACCTGGCCTAAGGAGGTTGAACAACTTGCTAGGCAGTTCCTTTACAACCCATACAAA GTGATAATAGGCTCTTCGGATTTGAAAGCTAACCATGCCATACACCAGCATGTGGACATTGTTTCTGAGAATCAGAAATATAACAA ATTGGTAAAGTTGCTGGAGGATATAATGGATGGCAGTCGGATACTGATCTTCATGGATACCAAAAAAGGATGTGATCAGATCACTCGACAGCTTCGCATGGATGGTTGGCCAGCCCTCTCAATTCATGGAGATAAAAGTCAAGCAGAAAGGGATTGGGTCCTGTCAGAGTTTAAAGCTGGCAAGAGTCCTATAATGACTGCAACAGATGTTGCAGCTCGTGGTTTAG ATGTGAAGGACGTGAAATATGTGATAAACTATGACTTTCCGGGTTCCCTTGAGGACTATGTTCACCGCATTGGTCGTACAGGAAGGGCTGGGGCAAAAGGAACTGCATACACTTTCTTCACAGCTGCAAATGCCAGATTTGCGAAGGAACTTATTAGCATACTGAAGGAGGCTGGTCAGAAGGTCAGTCCTGAATTGGCAGCAATGGGGAGTGGTGCACCTCAACCGATAG GTCATGGGGCTTTTCGAGATCGTGTGAGGGGTTATGGTGGTGGTCGATCTTGGAGCTAA
- the LOC121258827 gene encoding DEAD-box ATP-dependent RNA helicase 20-like isoform X1 produces MSCYDSRSGDPTSYRDRKSDSGFGGSMGISGSVRSSSSRNNYEGAESPRKLDLDGLTPFEKNFYVESSSVTAMSDREVDEYRQRREITVEGCDVPSPVTSFHDVGFPDYVMQEITRAGFLEPTAIQAQGWPMALKGRDLIGIAETGSGKTLAYLLPAIVHVNAQPILAPGDGPIVLVLAPTRELAVQIQNEATKFGASSKIKNTCIYGGVPKGPQVRDLQKGVEIVIATPGRLIDMLESHHTNLRRVTYLVLDEADRMLDMGFEPQIRKLVSQIRPDRQTLYWSATWPKEVEQLARQFLYNPYKVIIGSSDLKANHAIHQHVDIVSENQKYNKLVKLLEDIMDGSRILIFMDTKKGCDQITRQLRMDGWPALSIHGDKSQAERDWVLSEFKAGKSPIMTATDVAARGLDVKDVKYVINYDFPGSLEDYVHRIGRTGRAGAKGTAYTFFTAANARFAKELISILKEAGQKVSPELAAMGSGAPQPIAWCSSILSEEHANGASVSPIDLGDDDSRMEKVGIIFDSCCMDGHDWRSEFFHLLYIYTYINERNTVEQFTILPLIAMNTRYLYFLCTTIWSKFLFILAPITHCISICNYFLICFLNCHV; encoded by the exons ATGAGCTGCTATGACAGTCGCTCCGGCGACCCCACTTCGTACCGCGACCGCAAAAG CGATTCGGGGTTCGGTGGGTCTATGGGGATCAGTGGCTCAGTTCGTTCCTCATCAAGCAGGAATAATTATGAAGGTGCCGAGTCACCAAGGAAGTTGGATTTGGATGGATTGACTCCTTTTGAGAAGAACTTCTATGTTGAGTCGTCATCAGTGACAGCAATGTCGGACAGGGAGGTTGATGAGTATCGACAACGAAGGGAAATTACAGTTGAAGGCTGTGATGTCCCAAGCCCTGTCACGAGTTTTCATGATGTTGGGTTCCCAG ATTATGTTATGCAAGAGATTACGAGAGCTGGCTTTTTAGAACCTACTGCCATTCAAGCTCAAGGATGGCCAATGGCTCTGAAAGGCCGTGATCTCATTGGTATTGCTGAAACAGGGTCAGGGAAGACACTTGCCTACCTGTTGCCTGCCATTGTCCATGTTAATGCCCAGCCAATTCTAG CTCCTGGAGATGGCCCAATTGTGTTAGTATTAGCTCCAACCCGTGAACTTGCAGTCcaaatacaaaatgaagctACAAAATTTGGTGCATCATCAAAGATTAAAAACACTTGCATATATGGTGGCGTTCCAAAGGGACCTCAAGTACGTGATCTCCAAAAAG GTGTTGAAATTGTTATTGCTACACCAGGGAGGTTGATAGATATGTTGGAATCACATCATACAAACTTGCGAAGGGTTACTTATCTTGTGTTGGATGAGGCAGATCGGATGCTAGACATGGGATTTGAGCCTCAAATCCGAAAACTTGTTTCTCAG ATTCGCCCAGATCGTCAAACTCTATACTGGAGTGCTACCTGGCCTAAGGAGGTTGAACAACTTGCTAGGCAGTTCCTTTACAACCCATACAAA GTGATAATAGGCTCTTCGGATTTGAAAGCTAACCATGCCATACACCAGCATGTGGACATTGTTTCTGAGAATCAGAAATATAACAA ATTGGTAAAGTTGCTGGAGGATATAATGGATGGCAGTCGGATACTGATCTTCATGGATACCAAAAAAGGATGTGATCAGATCACTCGACAGCTTCGCATGGATGGTTGGCCAGCCCTCTCAATTCATGGAGATAAAAGTCAAGCAGAAAGGGATTGGGTCCTGTCAGAGTTTAAAGCTGGCAAGAGTCCTATAATGACTGCAACAGATGTTGCAGCTCGTGGTTTAG ATGTGAAGGACGTGAAATATGTGATAAACTATGACTTTCCGGGTTCCCTTGAGGACTATGTTCACCGCATTGGTCGTACAGGAAGGGCTGGGGCAAAAGGAACTGCATACACTTTCTTCACAGCTGCAAATGCCAGATTTGCGAAGGAACTTATTAGCATACTGAAGGAGGCTGGTCAGAAGGTCAGTCCTGAATTGGCAGCAATGGGGAGTGGTGCACCTCAACCGATAG CTTGGTGCTCTAGTATTCTTTCGGAGGAACATGCCAATGGGGCCTCAGTATCACCTATTGATCTTGGGGACGACGATTCGAGGATGGAAAAGGTGGGGATCATCTTTGATTCGTGCTGCATGGATGGTCATGACTGGAGATCCGAAttctttcatcttctttatatatacacatatattaaTGAAAGAAACACAGTTGAGCAGTTCACCATTCTCCCATTGATTGCTATGAATACAAGATACTTGTATTTCTTATGCACAACCATTTGGTCCAAATTCTTGTTCATTTTGGCACCAATTACTCATTGTATAAGCATATGCAATTATTTCTTGATTTGTTTCTTAAACTGTCATGTATga